The following are encoded together in the Gilvimarinus sp. DA14 genome:
- a CDS encoding YbeD family protein, with translation MTQQDPPKIEFPCPNYPIKVLGEAGEVLQSLVVEVMARHDPDFNAERISVKDSGKGRWQSVTVFITATGIEQLEAIHQDLRAHPATKIVL, from the coding sequence ATGACACAGCAAGACCCGCCCAAAATTGAGTTCCCTTGCCCCAACTACCCCATCAAAGTGCTGGGTGAGGCTGGCGAAGTGTTACAGTCGCTGGTCGTCGAGGTAATGGCCCGGCACGACCCAGACTTCAATGCCGAGCGCATCAGCGTGAAAGACAGTGGCAAAGGCCGCTGGCAGTCGGTAACGGTGTTTATCACTGCGACCGGCATTGAGCAGCTTGAAGCTATCCACCAGGATCTACGGGCGCATCCGGCCACTAAAATCGTCCTCTGA